A region of Mesorhizobium sp. AR02 DNA encodes the following proteins:
- a CDS encoding ATP-binding protein has product MTDSTIDALNKKLDRLIEAVSRLAPRPVPETDLGEADCFVWQADPGYLEPVRKVNRVDIGLIRGVDRVRDILVDNTERFAAGFAANNVLLWGARGMGKSSLVKAVHAEINAKAKSDLPLKLIEIHREDIDTLPKLMGLLKAAPFRVILFCDDLSFDHDDTSYKSLKAALEGGVEGRPANVIFYATSNRRHLLPRDMIDNERSTAINPSEAVEEKVSLSDRFGLWLGFHKCSQDEYLEMINGYASHHGLDIDPEQLRAEALEWATTRGSRSGRVAWQFTQDLAGRLGKPLKD; this is encoded by the coding sequence ATGACCGACAGCACCATCGACGCCCTCAACAAGAAACTCGACCGCCTGATCGAGGCGGTCAGCCGCCTCGCCCCGCGGCCGGTGCCTGAAACCGACCTCGGCGAGGCCGACTGCTTCGTCTGGCAGGCCGATCCGGGCTACCTGGAGCCGGTGCGCAAGGTCAACCGGGTCGACATCGGCCTAATCCGCGGTGTCGACCGTGTCCGCGACATCCTCGTCGACAACACCGAGCGCTTCGCCGCCGGCTTTGCTGCCAACAACGTGCTGCTGTGGGGCGCGCGCGGCATGGGCAAATCGTCGCTGGTCAAGGCCGTGCATGCCGAGATCAATGCCAAGGCCAAGTCCGACCTGCCGCTCAAACTGATCGAAATCCATCGCGAGGACATCGACACGCTGCCGAAGCTGATGGGTTTGCTGAAGGCGGCTCCCTTCCGCGTCATCCTGTTTTGCGACGACCTGTCCTTCGATCATGACGACACCTCCTACAAGTCGCTGAAGGCGGCGCTTGAAGGCGGCGTCGAAGGCCGCCCGGCCAACGTCATCTTCTATGCCACCTCGAACCGCCGCCATCTGTTGCCGCGCGACATGATCGACAATGAGCGTTCGACCGCCATCAACCCGTCCGAAGCGGTCGAGGAAAAGGTCTCGCTGTCCGATCGTTTCGGACTTTGGCTCGGCTTCCACAAATGCTCGCAGGATGAATATCTCGAGATGATCAACGGCTATGCCAGCCACCATGGCCTCGACATCGACCCCGAGCAGTTGCGCGCCGAGGCGCTGGAATGGGCGACGACGCGCGGCAGCCGCTCGGGCCGCGTCGCCTGGCAGTTTACCCAGGACCTGGCTGGCCGTCTTGGCAAGCCGCTCAAGGATTGA
- the yajC gene encoding preprotein translocase subunit YajC, with amino-acid sequence MFVTPAYAQGIGGASPDMFISILPFVLIFVIMYFLIIRPQRTQLKKRGEMLAAVRRGDTVVTGGGFVGKVTKVIDDNELEIDLGGGTKVTALRSTIADVRVKGEPVANQNAKK; translated from the coding sequence ATGTTCGTGACACCGGCATACGCCCAAGGCATCGGCGGGGCCTCTCCCGATATGTTCATCAGCATTTTGCCGTTTGTCCTGATTTTCGTGATCATGTATTTTCTGATCATCCGCCCGCAGCGCACGCAGTTGAAGAAGCGCGGCGAGATGCTGGCGGCGGTCCGTCGCGGCGACACGGTCGTCACCGGCGGCGGTTTCGTCGGCAAGGTGACGAAGGTGATCGACGACAACGAGCTCGAGATCGACCTTGGTGGTGGCACCAAGGTGACGGCGCTGCGCTCGACGATCGCCGACGTGCGCGTCAAGGGCGAACCGGTGGCGAACCAGAACGCCAAGAAATAA
- a CDS encoding Mth938-like domain-containing protein, with the protein MVTGKGIVIREAHFPGRAPIEAYGNGGFRFADMSHRGSLLCLPSGIHGWEPADATALTVADFEKLLAEADKVEILLVGMGKDLRPLPAALRAALKEAGIASDPMSTGAAVRTYNVLLAEDRAVAAALIAVD; encoded by the coding sequence GTGGTGACCGGCAAAGGCATCGTCATCCGCGAGGCGCATTTCCCCGGCCGCGCGCCGATCGAGGCCTATGGCAATGGCGGGTTCCGCTTTGCCGACATGTCGCATCGCGGCTCGCTCCTATGTCTGCCGTCAGGCATCCACGGCTGGGAACCGGCAGACGCCACAGCGCTCACGGTGGCGGATTTCGAAAAACTGTTGGCTGAGGCCGACAAGGTCGAGATTCTGCTGGTCGGCATGGGTAAGGATTTGAGGCCATTGCCGGCGGCACTGCGGGCGGCGCTGAAAGAAGCAGGCATTGCGTCCGACCCGATGTCGACGGGGGCCGCGGTGCGGACCTACAATGTCCTTCTGGCGGAAGATCGCGCCGTGGCTGCCGCGCTCATCGCCGTCGATTGA
- a CDS encoding phytoene/squalene synthase family protein: protein MSQNAKIVMDAVRAADHDRYLTALYAPADRRDALFSLYAFNAEIAGIRDRIHEPLPGEVRLQWWRDLVAADNDGAGIGHPVADALKATISTHRLPKPAFDNMLEARIFDLYDDPMPSRTDLEGYCGETAAALIQLAAMVLDPVEAPRFAELAGRAGCAQAMTGLLLLLPLHRKRGQCFVPADILAAAGSSPEEFVAGDGGPGAQRAVAAMIALAREHLSAFEQGVPALPVVLRPAFLPLALSRAYLDKMEGSRHSPLDGVVRLLALRRHWLLVRRASKGWSAL from the coding sequence ATGTCGCAGAATGCCAAAATCGTCATGGACGCGGTGCGCGCCGCCGACCATGATCGCTATCTCACCGCGCTCTACGCGCCGGCCGACAGGCGCGATGCGCTGTTTTCGCTTTACGCTTTCAATGCCGAGATCGCGGGTATCCGCGATCGCATCCACGAACCGTTGCCCGGCGAGGTACGGCTGCAATGGTGGCGTGACCTCGTCGCCGCCGACAATGATGGTGCAGGCATCGGCCATCCCGTCGCCGACGCGCTGAAGGCAACAATTTCTACCCATCGCCTGCCAAAGCCGGCGTTCGACAACATGCTCGAAGCGCGCATCTTCGATCTCTACGACGATCCGATGCCGTCGCGCACTGATCTCGAAGGCTATTGCGGCGAGACGGCAGCCGCGCTGATCCAGCTTGCGGCGATGGTGCTCGATCCCGTCGAGGCGCCCCGCTTCGCCGAACTGGCGGGCAGGGCGGGCTGTGCGCAGGCCATGACCGGCCTCTTGCTTCTGTTGCCGCTGCACCGCAAGCGCGGGCAGTGTTTTGTCCCGGCCGACATCCTGGCGGCGGCGGGGTCGTCGCCGGAGGAGTTTGTTGCCGGCGACGGCGGGCCTGGAGCACAGCGCGCTGTGGCGGCGATGATCGCGCTGGCGCGCGAACACCTTTCCGCTTTCGAGCAGGGCGTCCCAGCGCTGCCGGTGGTCTTGCGTCCGGCGTTCCTGCCGCTGGCGCTGTCGCGTGCCTATCTCGACAAGATGGAAGGGTCGCGCCATTCACCGCTCGACGGCGTCGTGCGGCTGTTGGCCTTGCGCCGGCATTGGCTGCTGGTGCGTCGCGCGAGCAAGGGCTGGTCGGCACTTTGA
- a CDS encoding sterol desaturase family protein yields the protein MDSYDFPQVTQLAIPFFVAAILIELWLVRSGRAKGSFETRDTLTSLMMGTGNVVAGLLLGVVSYWALLWLWQFRIFNLGLSVWVFLTAFLLDDLRYYVYHRIAHRVRWVWAEHVNHHSSQHYNLSTALRQSWTGLFTFMFVLQAPLVLLGFHPAVIAFTFGFNLVWQFWIHTETIGKMWGWFEFVFNTPSHHRVHHATNPRYLDANYAGTLIIWDRMFGTFVEELEEDRPRYGIVKNLGTFNPLKVAFHEWIGMFRDAFAPGLTLGERLNYLIKPPGWSHDGSRDTSESLKAAYVRRNPSEAGKPGLPMVGAEPAE from the coding sequence ATGGACAGCTATGATTTTCCGCAGGTCACCCAGCTGGCCATTCCGTTCTTCGTCGCCGCCATCCTGATCGAGCTCTGGTTGGTGCGCAGCGGCCGCGCGAAAGGCTCGTTCGAGACGCGCGACACGCTGACCAGCCTGATGATGGGCACCGGCAATGTCGTCGCCGGGCTGCTGCTCGGCGTCGTCTCCTACTGGGCGCTGCTGTGGCTGTGGCAGTTCCGCATCTTCAATCTCGGCCTGTCGGTCTGGGTCTTTTTGACCGCCTTCCTGCTGGATGATTTGCGCTACTATGTCTATCACCGCATCGCGCACCGGGTGCGCTGGGTGTGGGCAGAGCATGTCAACCATCACTCGAGCCAGCACTACAATCTGTCGACAGCGCTCAGGCAAAGCTGGACGGGCCTGTTCACCTTCATGTTCGTGCTGCAGGCGCCTCTGGTGCTGCTCGGCTTTCACCCAGCGGTGATTGCCTTCACCTTCGGCTTCAACCTGGTCTGGCAGTTCTGGATCCACACCGAGACGATCGGCAAGATGTGGGGCTGGTTCGAATTCGTCTTCAACACGCCCTCGCACCACCGCGTCCACCACGCCACCAATCCGCGCTATCTCGACGCCAACTATGCCGGCACGCTGATCATCTGGGACCGCATGTTCGGCACTTTCGTCGAGGAGCTGGAGGAGGACCGGCCGCGCTATGGCATCGTCAAGAATCTCGGCACCTTCAACCCGCTGAAAGTGGCCTTCCACGAGTGGATCGGCATGTTCAGGGATGCGTTTGCGCCGGGTCTGACGCTCGGCGAACGCCTGAACTATCTGATCAAGCCGCCAGGCTGGAGCCATGACGGTTCGCGCGATACGTCGGAGAGCCTGAAGGCTGCCTATGTCAGGCGAAATCCCAGCGAGGCGGGCAAGCCGGGACTGCCGATGGTGGGTGCCGAGCCGGCGGAATAG
- a CDS encoding type II toxin-antitoxin system RelE/ParE family toxin, with amino-acid sequence MIQRLAVVLSENAISDLETIGAYILENSGSENIANGFVDRINERCQKIGNAPRGGRSRDEILPGLRAVPFERSAVITYVIESDVIRIVNIFYGGRDYETLMRDGGSNEPS; translated from the coding sequence ATGATCCAGCGCCTCGCCGTCGTTCTTAGCGAAAACGCAATCTCCGATCTCGAAACGATTGGCGCCTACATTCTTGAGAATAGCGGCAGCGAAAACATCGCCAACGGTTTTGTGGACCGGATAAATGAGCGGTGCCAGAAGATCGGCAATGCGCCCCGTGGTGGTCGCTCTCGCGACGAGATCTTGCCAGGACTGCGAGCCGTCCCGTTCGAGCGTTCCGCCGTCATCACCTATGTCATCGAGAGCGATGTTATCCGCATCGTCAACATCTTTTACGGCGGCCGCGACTATGAGACGCTGATGCGCGATGGCGGTTCGAACGAGCCCTCTTAG
- a CDS encoding type II toxin-antitoxin system ParD family antitoxin, protein MESAEKLSVTVTPAMARMIREKVEDGSFGSASEVIRAALRAFQREEEEHAERMASIRARVKASIEDTRPAVPLDEAIDRVKKRISQLAQDHDDPAPRRRS, encoded by the coding sequence ATGGAATCCGCCGAAAAACTGTCCGTCACCGTCACCCCCGCCATGGCGCGCATGATCCGCGAGAAGGTCGAGGATGGGTCTTTCGGCTCTGCGAGTGAAGTGATCCGCGCGGCGCTCCGCGCCTTCCAGCGCGAAGAGGAAGAGCATGCCGAGCGGATGGCGTCGATCCGGGCGCGGGTAAAGGCGTCGATCGAGGATACGAGGCCTGCTGTTCCGCTCGACGAAGCAATCGACCGGGTAAAGAAGCGGATTTCGCAACTGGCGCAAGACCATGATGATCCAGCGCCTCGCCGTCGTTCTTAG
- the trmFO gene encoding methylenetetrahydrofolate--tRNA-(uracil(54)-C(5))-methyltransferase (FADH(2)-oxidizing) TrmFO — MSKNPIHIIGGGLAGSEAAWQAAQAGVPVVLHEMRPVRGTDAHKTDGLAELVCSNSFRSDDAENNAVGLLHAEMRLAGSLIMSAGDANQVPAGGALAVDRDGFSETVTKMLEAHPLITIQREEVPGLPPADWDQAIIATGPLTAPSLAQSIAEATGADALAFFDAIAPIIHFDTIDMDICWFQSRYDKVGPGGTGKDYINCPMDKEQYLAFVQALVDGQKTEFKQWEGTPYFDGCLPIEIMAERGVETLRYGPMKPMGLTNAHNPTVKAYAVVQLRQDNALGTLYNMVGFQTKLKHAEQVRVFRTIPGLENADFARLGGLHRNTYINSPILLDASLQLKSRPGLRFAGQITGCEGYVESAAIGLLAGRFAAAERLGHAPSLPPLTTAFGALLNHITGGHIVSEDEPGKRSFQPMNVNFGLFPPVEAVKIEGKRLRGKDKTVAKRHAITSRALGDCRQWLGLPAQAEAAE; from the coding sequence ATGAGCAAAAACCCTATCCACATCATCGGCGGCGGTCTCGCCGGTTCCGAAGCCGCATGGCAGGCGGCGCAAGCCGGCGTTCCCGTGGTGCTGCATGAAATGCGCCCGGTTCGCGGCACGGACGCCCACAAGACCGATGGCCTGGCCGAACTCGTCTGTTCCAATTCCTTCCGTTCCGATGACGCCGAGAACAACGCGGTCGGCCTGCTGCATGCCGAGATGCGATTGGCCGGCTCTTTGATCATGAGCGCCGGCGACGCCAACCAGGTGCCGGCGGGCGGTGCACTGGCGGTCGACCGCGATGGTTTTTCTGAAACCGTGACGAAGATGCTCGAGGCACATCCGCTGATCACCATCCAGCGCGAGGAAGTGCCGGGCCTGCCGCCGGCGGATTGGGACCAGGCGATCATCGCCACCGGTCCGCTGACCGCACCGTCGCTCGCCCAGTCGATCGCCGAGGCGACCGGCGCCGATGCGCTCGCCTTCTTCGACGCAATCGCCCCGATCATCCATTTCGACACGATCGACATGGACATTTGCTGGTTCCAGTCGCGCTATGACAAGGTCGGACCGGGCGGCACCGGCAAGGACTACATCAACTGTCCGATGGACAAGGAGCAATACCTTGCCTTCGTGCAGGCGCTGGTCGATGGCCAGAAGACCGAATTCAAACAATGGGAAGGCACGCCCTATTTCGACGGCTGCCTGCCGATCGAGATCATGGCCGAACGCGGCGTCGAGACGCTGCGCTACGGGCCGATGAAACCGATGGGGCTGACCAATGCGCACAACCCGACGGTCAAGGCCTATGCCGTCGTCCAGTTGCGGCAGGACAATGCGCTGGGCACGCTCTACAACATGGTCGGCTTCCAGACGAAACTAAAACACGCCGAGCAGGTGCGGGTGTTCCGCACGATTCCAGGTCTGGAAAACGCCGATTTCGCCCGCCTCGGCGGCCTGCACCGCAACACCTACATCAATTCGCCAATCTTGCTCGACGCCTCGCTGCAGTTGAAGTCGCGCCCTGGCCTGCGCTTTGCCGGCCAGATCACCGGCTGCGAGGGCTATGTTGAAAGCGCCGCCATCGGCCTGCTCGCCGGCCGCTTCGCCGCCGCCGAAAGGCTCGGCCATGCACCGTCGCTGCCGCCGCTCACCACCGCCTTTGGCGCACTGCTCAACCACATCACCGGTGGCCACATCGTCTCCGAGGACGAGCCGGGCAAGCGCTCGTTCCAGCCGATGAACGTCAATTTCGGCCTGTTCCCGCCGGTGGAAGCGGTGAAGATCGAAGGCAAGCGCCTGCGCGGCAAGGATAAGACGGTCGCCAAAAGGCACGCCATCACATCGCGTGCGCTGGGCGATTGCCGGCAATGGCTGGGGTTGCCGGCCCAGGCGGAAGCAGCGGAGTAG
- a CDS encoding DUF1127 domain-containing protein, whose translation MNLIRNYRNWRVYRETVTELGRLSNRQLHDLGIVRDEIKIVARRAI comes from the coding sequence ATGAACCTGATCCGCAACTATCGTAACTGGCGCGTTTATCGCGAGACGGTTACCGAGCTGGGTCGCCTTTCGAACCGCCAGCTGCATGATCTCGGTATCGTCCGCGACGAAATCAAGATCGTCGCCCGCCGGGCGATCTAA
- a CDS encoding DUF1127 domain-containing protein: MNLIRNYRNWRRYRDTVSELSRLSNRELTDLGISRSDIPYVARKAV, encoded by the coding sequence ATGAACCTGATCCGCAACTACCGCAACTGGCGCCGCTACAGGGACACCGTGTCCGAGCTGAGCCGCCTGAGCAACCGTGAACTGACCGACCTCGGCATCAGCCGCAGCGACATTCCTTACGTCGCTCGCAAGGCGGTCTAA
- a CDS encoding DUF2157 domain-containing protein — protein sequence MAGYSTRVRSDIARWHQAGLIDAATADSLTRDVEANARKSLSFGSILAMMAALLFGAAILIFVAANWDAIPRLARVAALFAIILGGYVGGAVLKTRDHAAIGEALWIVAAAAFGGSIALIGQMYHLSGDEASALVTWGAGTALAAVALRSNPLTVAAVGIADAWLFLKGFDYYSRSDFPHAFVIMAVVLFAVSFWTRSQPARHLIILSLLFYLVLLAGNHATLPVAIPLVIVSVVLFAAAVFAPEPVDRIVQLGGRLPLHALLGFLTGLAIIQFELADESTYNSGFTIASVVALAGIVAALVLAGRESRGMRWLAYLGFAFELATIYVVTLQSMLDTAGFFLAAAVMLGILAIVIIRVEKRMKGPATGGATA from the coding sequence ATGGCGGGCTACTCGACACGGGTCAGGTCCGATATCGCGCGGTGGCACCAGGCAGGCCTAATCGACGCCGCCACAGCCGATTCCCTGACGCGTGATGTCGAGGCCAACGCGCGCAAATCACTGAGCTTCGGTTCGATCCTGGCGATGATGGCGGCGCTGCTGTTTGGCGCGGCCATCCTGATCTTCGTCGCCGCCAACTGGGATGCCATCCCGCGGCTGGCGCGGGTGGCGGCGCTCTTTGCCATCATCCTTGGTGGCTATGTCGGCGGCGCGGTGCTGAAGACGCGCGACCATGCGGCGATCGGCGAGGCCTTGTGGATCGTGGCGGCGGCTGCCTTCGGCGGTTCGATCGCGCTGATCGGCCAGATGTATCATTTGTCCGGCGACGAGGCGTCCGCGCTGGTCACCTGGGGTGCCGGCACGGCGCTGGCGGCGGTCGCGCTGCGGTCGAACCCGCTGACCGTCGCGGCGGTCGGTATCGCCGATGCCTGGCTGTTCCTGAAAGGGTTCGACTACTACAGCCGTAGCGACTTTCCGCATGCCTTCGTCATCATGGCGGTCGTGCTGTTCGCCGTCTCGTTCTGGACCCGCAGCCAGCCGGCGCGGCACCTGATCATCCTGTCGCTGCTCTTCTATCTCGTGCTGTTGGCCGGGAATCACGCGACGCTGCCGGTGGCGATCCCCCTGGTCATTGTCTCTGTCGTGCTCTTCGCGGCTGCCGTCTTCGCACCGGAGCCGGTCGACCGGATCGTGCAGCTTGGCGGCCGCTTGCCCCTGCACGCGCTGCTCGGCTTCCTCACCGGGCTGGCCATTATCCAGTTCGAACTGGCCGACGAAAGCACCTACAACAGCGGTTTCACCATCGCCTCGGTCGTCGCGCTGGCCGGCATCGTCGCCGCTCTCGTGCTGGCAGGAAGGGAGAGCCGAGGCATGCGCTGGCTTGCCTATCTCGGCTTCGCCTTCGAACTCGCGACGATCTATGTCGTGACCTTGCAATCGATGCTCGATACGGCCGGCTTCTTCCTAGCCGCCGCGGTGATGCTCGGCATCCTGGCGATCGTCATCATCCGCGTCGAAAAACGCATGAAAGGTCCGGCCACCGGAGGAGCCACCGCATGA
- a CDS encoding GDYXXLXY domain-containing protein → MMTGKRLVISAVVLALVQIGFLSWIIAGRAAILRNGKEVLLKIEPVDPRDLLRGDYIILGYDISRIPVKMIANIPADKLSSDDTLIVVRLKKGADGYWTPTTAWFGKAPTPAAVDEADISGHVAAGWDLRGEGMTIAPDYGIERFYLPEGEGLMIQNDMRVRPFGIRLALASDGTAQIKALVDGDKTLFEEPLY, encoded by the coding sequence ATGATGACCGGAAAGCGGCTTGTTATCTCGGCGGTGGTGCTGGCGCTCGTCCAGATAGGTTTCCTCAGCTGGATCATCGCCGGCCGGGCGGCGATCCTGCGCAACGGCAAGGAGGTGCTGCTGAAGATCGAACCCGTCGACCCGCGCGATCTGCTGCGCGGCGACTATATCATCCTCGGCTACGACATCTCGCGCATACCGGTGAAGATGATCGCCAACATTCCGGCCGATAAACTTTCCAGCGACGACACGTTGATCGTCGTCCGCCTGAAGAAGGGTGCCGATGGCTATTGGACGCCGACCACCGCCTGGTTCGGCAAGGCGCCGACGCCAGCCGCTGTGGATGAGGCGGATATATCGGGCCATGTTGCAGCGGGCTGGGATCTTCGCGGCGAGGGCATGACGATTGCGCCCGACTACGGCATCGAACGGTTCTACCTGCCGGAAGGCGAGGGGCTGATGATCCAGAACGACATGCGGGTGCGCCCGTTCGGGATAAGGCTTGCCTTGGCCAGCGACGGCACGGCGCAGATCAAGGCGCTGGTCGATGGCGACAAGACGCTGTTCGAGGAACCGCTGTACTAG
- a CDS encoding RidA family protein, giving the protein MSLELINPDDLPVPEMYTQVVVATGSKLVFVSGQQPEDIHGKLVGHGDFAAQARLAFGNLGRALRAAGARPEQVCKITIYIVDYRRDEHVPIIEEAQISLFGDHKPANVVVGVAIMSPGYLIEVDAIAVIDEAIRS; this is encoded by the coding sequence GTGTCGCTCGAACTCATCAATCCCGATGATCTGCCAGTTCCAGAAATGTACACGCAGGTTGTCGTCGCGACGGGATCCAAGCTGGTATTCGTCTCCGGTCAGCAGCCCGAAGACATACACGGCAAGCTCGTTGGGCATGGAGATTTTGCGGCGCAGGCGCGCTTGGCATTCGGCAATCTCGGCCGAGCGCTCCGTGCGGCAGGTGCTCGGCCTGAGCAAGTTTGCAAGATCACAATCTACATTGTCGATTATAGGCGCGATGAACACGTTCCGATCATCGAAGAAGCGCAGATTTCGCTGTTTGGAGATCACAAACCAGCAAACGTGGTGGTCGGGGTAGCGATAATGTCTCCAGGCTACCTCATAGAGGTCGACGCGATAGCGGTCATTGACGAGGCCATCAGAAGCTAG
- the tig gene encoding trigger factor, with product MQVTETLNSGLKREIKITVPAGDMEAKLMARLSDARNKVRINGFRPGKVPVQHLRKVYGKSFMAEVVNEILNDSTRSIITGRGEKAAMQPEVIMTEDEKEAEKILAGGTDFEFRLNYEIIPAIEIKDFSDIKVTRQVFDVPDTEIDDQVKRVAESARSYEPKTGKAAEGDRVSIDYVGKIDGEAFAGGAGTDQPLVLGSKEFIPGFEDQLVGAKAGDEKQVTVTFPENYQAAHLAGKEATFDVTVKEVSKPGELEINDETAKNLGLESLERLREIVRGQIENQFGSMTRQKVKRQLLDQLDAAYSFEAPSKLIEAEFNNIWAQVNRDLEAAGRTFADEETTEEEARAEYLRLAERRVRLGLVLAEIGEKAGVTVSDEELQRGLFEQVRRFPANQQQEAFEFYRNNPEALNALRAPMFEEKVVDHLLGQISVTDVKVSKEELMADDEDAETTTKAKPAKKAAAKKAEAKANEDEAEEPKKKAAPKKKAAKDAE from the coding sequence ATGCAGGTCACCGAAACGCTCAACTCCGGTCTCAAGCGCGAGATCAAGATCACCGTGCCGGCCGGTGACATGGAAGCCAAGCTGATGGCGCGGCTGTCGGACGCCCGCAACAAGGTTCGCATCAACGGCTTCCGGCCGGGCAAGGTGCCGGTGCAGCACCTGCGCAAGGTCTATGGCAAGTCGTTCATGGCCGAAGTGGTCAACGAGATCCTCAACGATTCGACCCGTTCGATCATTACGGGCCGCGGCGAAAAGGCGGCCATGCAGCCCGAAGTCATCATGACCGAGGACGAGAAGGAAGCCGAGAAGATCCTGGCCGGCGGCACCGACTTCGAGTTCCGCCTCAACTACGAGATCATTCCGGCGATCGAGATCAAGGATTTCTCCGACATCAAGGTGACGCGTCAGGTGTTCGACGTGCCGGACACCGAGATCGACGACCAGGTCAAGCGCGTCGCCGAATCCGCACGCAGCTATGAGCCGAAGACCGGCAAGGCCGCCGAAGGCGACCGCGTCAGCATCGACTATGTCGGCAAGATCGACGGCGAGGCCTTTGCCGGCGGCGCCGGCACCGACCAGCCGCTGGTGCTGGGCTCCAAGGAGTTCATTCCAGGTTTCGAAGACCAGTTGGTCGGCGCCAAGGCCGGCGACGAAAAGCAGGTCACCGTGACCTTCCCGGAAAACTACCAGGCGGCCCATCTGGCCGGCAAGGAAGCCACCTTCGACGTCACCGTCAAGGAAGTGTCGAAGCCGGGCGAACTGGAAATCAACGACGAGACCGCCAAGAACCTTGGCCTGGAATCGCTGGAGCGCCTGCGTGAGATCGTGCGCGGCCAGATCGAGAACCAGTTCGGCTCGATGACGCGCCAGAAGGTCAAGCGCCAGCTGCTCGACCAGCTCGACGCGGCCTATTCTTTCGAGGCGCCGTCGAAGCTCATTGAGGCCGAGTTCAACAACATCTGGGCGCAGGTCAACCGCGATCTGGAAGCCGCCGGCCGCACCTTCGCCGACGAGGAGACGACCGAAGAAGAAGCCCGCGCCGAATATCTGCGTCTAGCCGAACGCCGCGTGCGCCTCGGCCTGGTGCTGGCCGAGATCGGCGAGAAGGCCGGTGTCACCGTATCGGACGAGGAATTGCAGCGTGGCCTGTTCGAACAGGTTCGCCGCTTCCCGGCCAACCAGCAGCAGGAAGCTTTCGAGTTCTACCGCAACAATCCCGAGGCGTTGAATGCGCTGCGCGCGCCGATGTTCGAGGAAAAGGTGGTCGATCATCTGCTCGGCCAGATCTCGGTCACCGACGTCAAGGTCAGCAAGGAAGAGCTGATGGCTGACGACGAGGACGCGGAAACCACGACCAAGGCCAAGCCGGCGAAGAAGGCCGCGGCCAAGAAGGCTGAAGCCAAGGCGAACGAGGACGAGGCGGAAGAGCCGAAGAAAAAGGCCGCGCCGAAGAAAAAGGCCGCCAAGGACGCCGAATAA
- a CDS encoding type VI secretion protein: MSLFFETGRTIALALVLAFACDLAQADALAGDWRFGTDDDGLVTASLHGTNKLITGGGALSYSPVLTIACRADGEPRWSEWLQLNDGVSASRKITMSVTVDGGGKFDESWSVGARGRMLVRDGADGIKRLVPASRLSLSWRFGLLSGRGQADFDLAGLEQAVEQIAGTCRTDPP; encoded by the coding sequence TTGAGCCTATTCTTCGAAACGGGGCGTACCATCGCCCTGGCGCTCGTTCTGGCCTTCGCCTGTGATCTTGCCCAAGCCGACGCGCTTGCCGGCGACTGGCGCTTCGGCACGGACGACGACGGCCTTGTCACCGCTTCGCTTCATGGCACCAACAAACTGATCACGGGTGGCGGCGCCCTGAGCTACAGCCCGGTGCTGACCATTGCCTGCCGGGCAGACGGCGAACCGCGCTGGAGCGAATGGCTGCAACTGAACGACGGGGTTTCGGCCAGCCGCAAGATCACCATGTCTGTCACCGTCGACGGCGGCGGCAAGTTCGACGAGAGTTGGTCGGTCGGGGCGCGCGGCCGGATGCTGGTGCGCGACGGCGCCGACGGCATCAAGCGCCTTGTTCCCGCAAGCCGGCTGTCGCTTTCCTGGCGGTTCGGATTGTTGTCAGGCCGCGGCCAGGCCGATTTCGACCTTGCCGGGCTTGAACAGGCGGTCGAGCAGATTGCCGGGACTTGCCGGACGGATCCGCCTTGA
- a CDS encoding c-type cytochrome: MRAIAFFVAVSVTIFIAHPSRAQDAAAGEKVFTKCQVCHIANEDKNKIGPSLHGVIGRTAGTHPDFKYSDAMIAAGKSGIKWDEPTLTTYLHDPKAMVKGTKMTFPGLKNDADVANVIAYLKTFSK, from the coding sequence ATGCGCGCTATAGCGTTTTTCGTTGCGGTGTCCGTTACGATCTTCATCGCGCATCCGTCGCGGGCACAAGACGCCGCGGCTGGTGAGAAGGTCTTCACCAAATGCCAAGTCTGCCACATTGCAAACGAGGACAAGAACAAGATCGGTCCATCGCTGCACGGCGTCATCGGCCGCACGGCCGGTACGCATCCGGATTTTAAATATTCCGATGCCATGATTGCGGCAGGCAAATCCGGCATCAAATGGGATGAGCCAACGCTGACGACCTACCTTCACGATCCCAAGGCCATGGTCAAAGGCACCAAGATGACGTTTCCCGGCCTCAAGAACGATGCAGACGTGGCCAACGTCATTGCCTATCTGAAAACGTTCTCCAAGTGA